A region of the Acanthopagrus latus isolate v.2019 chromosome 18, fAcaLat1.1, whole genome shotgun sequence genome:
GTTTTTATGGATAATAGAGAACATGTCTGATTGTTGTtattacatttagttttattcaCCCATTCATATAAAATTATGTTATAATTTTCTGACTAACACAAAGGAACTACAGCTACAAGTCGTTTAAAAACCCTCCAGGGATGTAAAAGTATCTGTGTACAGAGTGATTAGATGCTATAGAGGCTATTTTACACAGATATGAATACAGGTGAGTTTGTTTAGATAAAGACTACTACTACACTTTTCTAACACAATTCCCACATCAATGACGCCTCAACATTACGTTTACTTTATCTCATGTTGTGTGCTAATGAACTGATTTGTTCCTGCAGGTGCTGAGAGTCATCTGGAAGGTGAAACCAGTTTGAGGTTTACAGACGAAACACTGACGCTGACATGAACCAGTCACGGgtttgttatattgttattattctaTTTCTTTGTTATTATATATAATTTGTTACTATTAGCTTGTTATTACTTTTATGCAGTTTTATGATATTTTGGACgttcattttgtgtttccttaTAATATTGTGAAATTTTAACATTATTCAGGTGGAGGCTTCAAATAATCCCACTGGgttttctgcctcttcctgAACTGTATGTTAGTTGTATTCTTTGTCATTATTTGTgtagttttttaaaattgtacaaaataaattcaactaaaactaaaaaactaaactaaaacagGTTAGGAAATTATCACTGGATCAGAATACTAAATCGTCTCCTTCCACTTCATCTTTTATGttctatattttctttttagtttgCACCCTCCTACACGTGTTCATtgtctgtttcttctttgtctttatctggGGTTCATCTACAAACTAACTTTACATTTGCACACTGCCATCTGCTGCATGTGTAGATGCTACACTTGTTCATTCAAAGAAGGCAATTTATCTCAGTGTTATCTGCTTCATTTATCAGCTTTATGATTCACGTCTTACATTGTCACTGCCTTTCTGTGTAACCCAGATTATGTCAAAGTCCTCAAATGTACTGCAGTTAGTTTCCAAACAGTCTGTTGCAAAGtcaaacatgtttcctgtttgttctcaTCCAAATCTTATCAGAAACCAAAGCCTGGGGACTTGATTGAGATCTTTCGAGATGACTTTCAGCACTGGGCTGTGTATGTTGGTGATGGCGACATTGTTCATGTGACATCACCACCAGAAAGTGAGTCCTCTGTCTGTACTGCTGCTCTCTAATCCTGACCTGGAATAATAACAGCCTGCTGTCGCTGTAACATTTACAGACCAGATCATCAGATTAGATTATTTGTTTGAACTGATTCATGATTAATAAACCACTAAAAATCATGTTGCAATATTTAGTTCATAATCCTGcacaaactctctttttatTCATAGCTGAAGCCTTATGTGCAGTTTCCAACACCTTGATGTCTGTCTCGACTGAGAAGGCCatggtgaggagagagaagctgagGGAGGTGGTGGGAGTAAACAGATGGAGAATCAACAACAGCCTGGACAAGGAGTACGAGCCCCGCCCAGCTCACATCATTGTGGAGGAGGCGCTCAGGCAGGAGGGCAAGATGATGGAGTACAACTTCATCATGAAGAACTGTGAGCACTTTGTAAACAAGCTGCGCTACGGGAGAGATGTGTCCTGGCAGGTCAGTGGACCCATTTTTCTTACAAACAAGAAACTTTACAACAGACTtagtctgattgttttggtttgatttttaaaactcAATATTTCCCAGAGTTGTGAATGATTTTAAAGCACTTTAGATTATCACGAAAACTCAGATTCATCATTTaactttaagatgtttttttgccTTCCACAGGtgggagaaaaagcaaaacttaTTTTCGCGGGTGCTGCCATGGGTGCTATTGCGGCTACAGGTGGCACTAtcgcagcagcatcagcagtggCACTAGCATTCTTACTAAGAAAatagacagacggacagatatTTCTCTCCGCCTCTACTCCTGTCTGAAAATTTCCACTTGTTAATTCAGATGCCaagaggattttaaaaaatactttttgatGAGTGTTTTAAAGATTGTTTATTGTAAGAGCTCCTCCATGAACTCAGTTTCATGATGTCTGAACCAGTTCAGCACTTCTGTACTTGTCTTCTGACATGTCCCCGCTGACTGTTTGACAATTTAGCTGGTGTTCATGAagctctgtcttcctctgacatTAAATTCTTTGAATAAAGAGTAATTTGACTGATTCTGGATGGTAGTCTTTCTTTCCGCAACGTTTCATACtgcggccattttcctctgacgtcaTGCTCAGGGTTGGAAGTCCAAATAATGTTATCAAGGGGATGAAGTCGTATgcagggaatctgacaaatggTTATCATTTCACAGCTGCCTAATTTATCAGCTACTGATAAGACGGTAGATACTGAACAGTCTGATGAGAAACTGGAGTCCCGGGACTCTACAGGAACCAAAATCCAAATATATTAATATCTTTAGTGTTGGTCTTCAGTGCATCATCTGCTGGCTGAACTCTCCGTAAGAAGTGATGGATAATTCACAAAGAGTTATCAGTTCACAGCTACCTAATTAATCAGATACTGATAAGACAACGGATACTGAAAATCTGGGGGGATATAGGGCCAAACTTCAAGATTTCTTTTATTACGGCAATTATTTCTAATCATGCAACTGTTATAGTGTGTATCCAATGTGTTATTCATTGTATGCagaatataatgtaatgtaatgctttGAAAACAGGTCAAAAGTTATGCTTGCATTATCATTGTTTAATCCAGTTtatgtcagtgtcagtgcaTCATTTACTGTTTTGAACAAATTATGCCACTACATTATCTAGTTTCTCTTTTGATTTCCGGTCAgaaaccttgaaaaaaaaaatatggaagaaacacctttaaaatgatcattttcagtgtttaatttgacatttttctcagcTCAATTTAGCTAAAATGTAGATTTACGATAACTTCTTTTGAACAAAATAACTCACACCTTAAATCCACAGGCCCAACATGTTTACTCTGCACTTCTCCAGCTTGAGGTGTCAGGACCAGAGGTGAGAAAAATATAATGAGGAAATAATTTGTGTCCATCCTCTTTAACAAATATCCAGATTCCAAAATTGCATTATTGTGCTTGATTTACAGCTCCACCATGTGGCTGTTTGGGCTCAGCATTCTTGGGAAGTATTTCCATATTATCTTCAGTTCTTCGgacatgtttaatgtttctAGCTTATTCCAGCAATTTGATCTGCGGCATAAGACGACAGTAATATGTAACTTAGTTGTTATTGTTACACACAATAACAATAGAGTTGGACAAGATAAAGACAAGAGTTCAATGTGGCCTGTCTCCACACAGCAACAGTAATATAGTGCAGTATGCTCATTCTAATTAAAAGTGctttgaaatcaaaataaacaaaagtggTCAAGGAAAATAAGTGAACAGCTGAAACCATAAATAAAGAGTTAAAAAACTGAAACCTTACTGAGGGATCACGAGGTGTGAGGGGACGCTGTGTCACAGACAGAAAGTCTCATTTAGTATCACACAAATtattcttcatttaaaacaattacaaacatttaaatgtcagaggaagacaaaacatTATAAACTCCAGATAGAGACGTTTAGATTTGATTCAAGAGGTTTATTTAATGTATCTGTTTATAATAATCTTCCAGAAAgccacttttgttttcatcaataGAAAAGACCACCTCAACTGATGATGAGTGATGATGATAAATAGTTATCAGGCTTTGCTGGTGATCTGTTGATCGAGCTCCTGAAGACCCTGGACTTCAATCACTGCGTGtcactgtttcttctgttttgcttCCTCCAGACAGAGCTCCTGTCAGACACAATACCTGCCACTGCTACCACACCTGACTGCTTCTCCTGCTTGACGCAAAGGCAGaggaaaatgtaacatttagtTTGCAGGCAGACATCTGATGAGCAATCTTGATATTCAAAGTTCCATTAAAATGTATCCACACATATCCCTGAtaattagacattttttttctatgatgATGTAAAATGTAGATTATAATGTCAAAAAGTTTTGAGgagttttcatgtgtgtgttgatcCTCATCGTGACAATGAGTCACTTTGAATCATTGTAACTGACATGACAACTTCTTCCATGTCTTCTTCATGGCCGGCTGCAGCCACGAGTCCTGAGTTGAACAGTGACTGTGATGTAGGAGGACTGCTTGATGCAGTCAGTTCAGAAGGACAGTGCAGCAGGGCTCAAGTGGGGAGCAGATGCACATGAAGTCAGTTTATCcagctttttcaaatcaaacagggTTTCCTCACCTTTTTATGAATTATCCATCACTTCTTATGGACAGTTCAGcaagcagacacattttttgattCCCCTCTTGTTGAAGCTTGTGTGTTAGAGGCTCCACCCTGTGGTGCTCAGAGGATGATGCACTGAAGGCCAACACTAAAGATATTTAGATATTTTGATAGAGGTCCCTCAAGATCTCAGTCAAGTCCCCGAGCTCCAGTTTCTCATCAGACTTTTTAGTATCTGATTGATTAGATAGCCGTGAAATGATAACTATTTGTCAAATTCCCGGCCTACTACTTCATCGTTTTGATAACATTATTTGGACTTCCAACcctgagcatgatgtcagaggaaaatggctgccgtaTGAAATGTTGCAGAAAGAAAGACTACCATCCAGAATCACACAAATGATAATTTATTCAGTCACATTatgtcagaggaagacagaacTTTATGAACTCCAGCTAAACTGTTAAACAATCAGCAGGGACATGTCAGAAGACAAGTACAAACATGTTGAATAGTGTACTGGAAAGTTTCAGCTAGGAGGAGAGGTGGCGGaaaatgtctgtcagtctgtctatCGTCTGCTGATGAGTACTGCTGCAGCTACAATCGATACAGGAAACCACAAAACGAGTGCTGCAGGCGCATAGAGGGGCGCGAAACCAGCTGCCACTTCTGCATTTATCACCTGTGGAGAGCAACAGACATCTTGAAGTTAGATGATGAGCAGAGTTTTCTTAACAAACTAAAGTCCTTTAAAATCATTCACAACTCTGGGAAAATATGGAGTTTTAAAAAGAATCACACTTTCAAAAACAACTGGCTACATCCTGTCTAACACTGTGAACCCTTCTCTGTTTTCACCACAGCCGCACAAAAAATGGGTCCACTGACCTGCCAGGAAACAGCTTTTCCATAACGCATCTTGGTTGCAAAGTGCTCACAGTTCTTGCTGATGACGGAGTACTCCATCATATTGCCCACCTGCCCGAGCGCCTCCTCCACAATGACGGATGGTGGGCGCGGCTTGTACTTCTTGTCCAGGATGTTGTTGATTTTCCATTTGTGGTGTTGCAccacctcctgcagcttctgtttCCTCACCATGGCCTTCTTA
Encoded here:
- the LOC119007468 gene encoding phospholipase A and acyltransferase 4-like isoform X1: MNQSRKPKPGDLIEIFRDDFQHWAVYVGDGDIVHVTSPPETEALCAVSNTLMSVSTEKAMVRREKLREVVGVNRWRINNSLDKEYEPRPAHIIVEEALRQEGKMMEYNFIMKNCEHFVNKLRYGRDVSWQVGEKAKLIFAGAAMGAIAATGGTIAAASAVALAFLLRK
- the LOC119007466 gene encoding phospholipase A and acyltransferase 4-like isoform X1 gives rise to the protein MGQSQSDPTPKPGDLIEITRVAYQHWAVYVGDGYIVHVTLPPGGEVSGAAPSSSRSGSAKKAMVRKQKLQEVVQHHKWKINNILDKKYKPRPPSVIVEEALGQVGNMMEYSVISKNCEHFATKMRYGKAVSWQVINAEVAAGFAPLYAPAALVLWFPVSIVAAAVLISRR
- the LOC119007466 gene encoding phospholipase A and acyltransferase 3-like isoform X2 yields the protein MGQSQSDPTPKPGDLIEITRVAYQHWAVYVGDGYIVHVTLPPGGEVSGAAPSSSRSGSAKKAMVRKQKLQEVVQHHKWKINNILDKKYKPRPPSVIVEEALGQVINAEVAAGFAPLYAPAALVLWFPVSIVAAAVLISRR